TCCTCACCGACCAACATTGCTGATTTCGCTATGCTCAATTTCGCTCGTTGGTCAATTCGTCACTCACGCGCCATTCATCCCACGCTCATTCGAGTGAGCGTGGGGCTTCTGTCGGGAAAGCTAAAAGAAGAGGTGGTTTTTACTAATTAACCACCTCTTTTGTCAACTATTTTTTGGTGAATTTATTTGGTGAACATAGAATAATCCGCCGCTTGAGGCGGATGAGTGTTCCTTCCTCTTCAAATTGCTGTAGCAGTCGTGTTACGGTTACTCTAGTTGTATTTAACACTTCTGCCATTTCCTGATGGGTAACGTTCAGGTCAATTAGTTGACCTTGTTCTACGTCACGACCAAATTTTTCACTTAACCACACCAAAAATTGCCATAAACGTAGCGAAATTGGTTTCCGATGTACTATACTTAAAAGCTCCTCTGCTTGTTGAATGTGGGATAACAAGCCGTTGATATCCTGATGCCAAAGATGAGGTGGTACGATGCTCACTTCTACGCTTGTTAAGCATTCAATTTGGTAAGGCTTGACTCTGGACAAGGGATAACCAATAATATCTCCTGCTCCCCAATAGCCCAGGGTGATGAATGTTCCGTCTTCACTCCAGGTTAAGGTACGCACTGCTCCGCGCTCAATCCGCCACAGAACGTCATTGCGTGGTGGAATGACTTCTCTGCGGGTAAATAGCCGTTGGGGTAACTGTCCACTTACAGCGGAATTGTTTGAGCCAGCAGAAGAATTGGGGGTACGACTTGTGGAATACATCATGGGAGGGTTTGTTAGAGTAGAAATGTTTGCTTGATTTAAAAGTGGTCAAATGCTCCCGGCAATTCGTGTTTGAGGTGCCATCTCTTACCCGAATTGCTCAGGATTATGTAATAGTGGCGCTTTTAAGCTGCACAAATTAACCCAAAAGATAGATGCTAGAACAAAGTTGCCGCTGATAGTTTTTAAGTAAGTTGACTATTTGGCGCTTCCGAGGTGAAGGCGTCAGGATATTTTATCTCGTGGTTTAAACGCAGATGCACGAGATGAGCGTTTTCGTTTGGTTATCTGGATAAAAGTGCAAGAGTAAAGGAAAAATTAGCCCTAAGAGAAAATTCGAGCATGTCAATACTATAGCCGTTATTGTCCGCAAATTTCGATATATAGCTCCATCATGATTTTTACGAGCCATGTATCAGATTTTCTCTATGGTTGGATTTGGCTGGTATTTTACTTATCGAGAGGAGAAATTAGCACCCAAGTTACAATATTTGTTAAGCCCAATCACTGCAGGTTTGTAGGCAGCATTGGTAGTCGATAGCCTCAGTAATTTGTCCTATTTATTGGTGCGACTTTTTACAGTATTCTTGTCCTTTATAGGTGAAAAGTCTGTCGTCATCCATACATTTTTTTGCCTAAATAGTAATAAATATAAGTGTATTACTTTATCTAAGTAGGCAAAATTTATCATAGATCTTGTTACCTCATATTCTCGGATTAGCCTTGTCCGGGGCAATTAGCCGCCTGATGAATGTTGACATATTTTGTCAAATACATCACCGGGAAGTCGTTGTAGGGGGTTTAACCCCTCAGCGAATTTACTACCATGATAACATAGACACCTTTAAGTGTAAATGAGGCTGATGTAAAGGCAATTTACAGATCGTTATTCAAGGCAAGTTATATGTCTTCTGGACGATCTAGGTAAGTTGCGCGATTGTAATTAAGGTGAAAATCACTACAAGTGGCAATTAATTTGTATAGACTATATCGACAATCTTTTGCAATTGTCAAGGGGTCTACTACCGTGTAGATGGTCGATTGTTCATTTTGCTGTTCTGGTTTTCAGCCTACTAGTCTGTCAATTTTGTTTTGAGGGATTTTTGGTAGTGTGAGCGTCTCGCTCACGCGGGCAAGATGCCCGCACTACAGTCCATCATTTTTATCTTGACAGAGAGCGTCTCGCCCACGCGGGCAAGATGCCCGCACTACAGTCCATCATTTTTATCTTGACAGAGTACTACTGTTTCTTTGGAAGTCAGCACTGAGGTGGGTTGAAACGAGAATAATGCCTTCACGACTGATAAAAAAGTTACCCCACTAGTTGTAACATTTCTACTGCACCCTGCCACACAATTCAGTGCCTATGCACCCGGAATACTTTCCATAAACAGTCAGCGATACCGACTTGTGCCTACTCATCTGTTTGTTTGATTACATTGACCTTATCACTGAGCTAGATACAAAACACTTTTTAGGTTGTCTTTGGTTACTGTAATCCTAGAAGTTTAAGAACAGGTAAGCATTTAGTGAAATGTATGTTAGTTAACTTATTTTTAATAATACGGTATTAGAAACAACATTGCCACTTTTGTCAACTATACTTAACAATTAATATTATTGTATACTTTGTATAGAGAAAATTCTTTAGTCAAAGTATACAAAGTCTACATGTCAATCATGTGCTAATTGGGGATTTTGAATTTAATATTTCGGGAGAAAATCTTTGCCTTACAGCCATTTTCAGGTAAATAGACCACGCTTTTGGGGCGCAAGGCCTTGCGCCCCTACGAAGATCTGTGGTTATTGCGTGAAAATTGCTGTAAATAGATTTGAAAAAATAAGGGCTGTGACTTAACAAGCACAACTACTCCCTTCTCGGTCTAAGATTACCTATAATTTTCCTTCTTTGCGCCTTTGCGCCTTTGCGTGAGATAAAAATTATTTCGGTAATCTTCCAGCGGGAAGGGAGTAATTGCTGATCCTGATCTAATCTCCCTAGTACTCTGTCAAGATAAAAATGATGGACTGTAGTGCGGGCATCTTGCCCGCGTGAGCGAGACGCTCACACTACCAAAAATCCCTCAAAACAAAATTGACAGACTACTAGATTACCAGGCATTAATCAAGTAATACTTTTTACTAAAGAATAATACCCTGATTTAAAACTAAGCGTAGAAATATACTTTGCAGCGAATAGGTGAGAATTTTCTCGTTCGTGATATATTAAATGACATAGCCACGCATCTATCTAAAGTCTGATTTAGGCGAATTGATTTGTTTGTAGTAGCGCTACTACGAACCAAAACGCCACGAATTTATCAAACACTGTACTAAGAGCGTTGACCGGTGACAATATATGCTACCCTTTGACCGATATTAGTGGCATGATCTGCCATGCGTTCCAAACAACGAATTGCTAAAGCTAGCAGGACAATTGGCTCGACTACGCCTTTAACATCCCGTTGGAAAGCCAAAGTCTGATAAACGCGTTCGTAGGCGTTGTCCACAGCGTCATCTAAGTGCTGTAACCCACGTCCACCGACAGCATCCAAATCAGCCAAAGCGACTAAGCTAGTTGCGAGCATGGCCTGAGCATGGTGGGACATGATGGCAATTTCTGGCAAAGAAGCGTGAGGTGGATAAGGAAAGATTTTCACGGCAATTTCAGCTATATCCTTAGCATAATCCCCAATTCGTTCTAAATCTCGCACTAACTGCATAAAAGCACTCAAGCAGCGCAAATCTTGAGCCGTGGGTGCTTGCAGCGTCATGATGGAAGTACAATCTGACTCAATTTGTCTATAAAAACGATCAATTTTTTTATCTAATATAGGAATATCCGCAGCAGCAGTTAAATTACGGGTAAATAACGCTTGGTGACTCAGGCGAAATGATTGTTCCACCAAAGCTCCCATACGTAAGACATCCCGCTCTAGGCGCATAATGGCACGGGCCACATCGATTCCGTCAGGATTGGGACTATAAAGGACAGCTTTCACACTTGTAGTCTCAAACGTGAAGATATTGTTTTAACTATAGTCTTAACTTGGGGTGTTTGCCATAATTTCGGGGAGTTGGATTTGTAACCAAGCACCACCAGTTTCTGGATGATTCATTGCTTTGATTGCACCACCATGAGCGAGAACAATTTGACGGACTATAGCCAAACCCAAGCCACTACCAATAATTCCTGTTGTCGAATTATTCTCTTGTACTGGGTAACGATATCGTGCTTTATCTCCTCGGTAAAAGCGCTCAAAAACATGGGGTAAATCGCTTGGCTCAAAACCAACGCCGGAGTCAATGATATTGATTTCCAGGTGCTGGGAAGCAGGATTGCCCTTTGGAGCATCTTTTGCCGATGCTAATATTATTTTAGCTTCGACGTTAATGGTTGTACAAGGTGGGCTGTATTTGATGCTGTTATCCAACAGATTGAGAAACACCTGGTAAATCCGAGAGCGGTCTGCCTTAATCCAGAGAGTTTCTGCGCCAGAATATTTAATAGTCAGACGCTGTCGCACTGCCAAAGGTTCCAAAGTTTCCCATACAGATGCAATTAGCGATCGCACTTCCACCGATTCTAATTGCAATTGCATGGTTGGATTTGTTTCCATTTGGGTTAATTCCAACCAACTTTGCACCAAATTAATCAGTCGGTCAACTTCCTGCATTAGGCGGTTGACCCAACGATCTAACGGTGGTTCCAAGCGGTTTTGCAAGGTTTCCACAACCAGACGAATTGAAGTCAGGGGCGTTCTGAGTTCATGAGCCAAATCGGAAAAAGAGCGATCGCGTGCTTGATTCATATCCAGCAGCGGTTGGCGATTTTCGAGAAATACTCCCACTTGTCCATTGGGTAATGGCAAGCTGGACGCCCGCAAAGCCAGAGACTTAACTTCTAACATTGCAGCGGCATTATCACAAGAGGGGTGAAACACCCACTCCTTGATTTGTCGTGTTTGTCGGTCACGAGTTTGTTCTATTAACTGGTCAAGTTCATAAGACCGTACCAACTCTAGCAGTAAGCGGACCTGTCCTGGTTGCCAGCGTTCCAGTTGCAATATTTCTCTAGCCTGTTGATTACACCAGAGTAATTGATTTTCTTCGTCTACCTGTAAATATCCCACTGGTGCAAAATCCAGTAGTTCTTCGTAAGTTTCCAGGGATTGCTGCAAATCTTGCCGATGTCGCGTTACCATGATAATCTCTTGGCGCAAGCGCGGAATTAGGGGTAAAGCGACCTGGGAAGAGTGGGAATTTAAAGGTTTAAGTACTCGCCCTAAATAGCGGTTGAGTTGGACTTGTTGCCAAATCCAAAACCCAATACCTACCGCTAAACCCAGACAAAATCCCAATAAGAGCATTATAGTTGTTAGTTGCTTCATGACTACTAAAAACTAACAACTATCGCCACGAATTATCCAAATCGATAGCCAAAACCTCTGACAGTCACAATATATTCTGGACGACTAGGGTCTTGTTCTAATTTTTCTCGTAGCCAGCGGATGTGAACGTCTACAGTTTTACTATCCCCAACAAAATCGGGACCCCAAACCTGATCTAGTAATTGCTCCCGTGACCATACCCGACGGGCATAACTCATAAACAGTTCCAAAAGGCGGAATTCTTTCGGCGACAGATTCACCTCTTGACCACGCACCAGCACCCTACACTCTTGGGCATTCAATGTGACATCTTTATATTTTAATACTGGTAGTTGAGGTAAAGTCAGTAAACGTTGGCGACGGAGTAAAGCGCGACAGCGAGCGACTAATTCTCGCATACTGAAAGGTTTGGTTAAATAGTCATCAGCTCCCACTTCTAAGCCCAGTACGCGGTCAGTTTCACTACCCTTAGCACTAATCATCAAAATCGGTACTGGGTTGCCTTGATGACGCAGCAAACGGCAAATATCAAGCCCATTGATTTGTGGCAACATCAAATCAAGAATCACCAAGTCAAAGGACATTTCTAGTGAGTTGGCTTCACCATTCTTGAGTGATTCTACAGCCGAGCGCCCATCAGAGTTAGTTATCACCTCATAACCTTCCTCCTCTAATGCTACAACTAGCATTTCTCGGATGAGTTCTTCATCTTCTACTACTAGAACGCGGTTGGTTTGTCCGATATCCGCTCTGGCAGAATACTTAGGAGCTTCACTGGTATACATGGATATCATAGGTTTTGGGTTCAGTGCTGATACTAAGATGATGATTGAGTCT
The Gloeotrichia echinulata CP02 DNA segment above includes these coding regions:
- a CDS encoding Crp/Fnr family transcriptional regulator → MMYSTSRTPNSSAGSNNSAVSGQLPQRLFTRREVIPPRNDVLWRIERGAVRTLTWSEDGTFITLGYWGAGDIIGYPLSRVKPYQIECLTSVEVSIVPPHLWHQDINGLLSHIQQAEELLSIVHRKPISLRLWQFLVWLSEKFGRDVEQGQLIDLNVTHQEMAEVLNTTRVTVTRLLQQFEEEGTLIRLKRRIILCSPNKFTKK
- a CDS encoding response regulator transcription factor; amino-acid sequence: MYTSEAPKYSARADIGQTNRVLVVEDEELIREMLVVALEEEGYEVITNSDGRSAVESLKNGEANSLEMSFDLVILDLMLPQINGLDICRLLRHQGNPVPILMISAKGSETDRVLGLEVGADDYLTKPFSMRELVARCRALLRRQRLLTLPQLPVLKYKDVTLNAQECRVLVRGQEVNLSPKEFRLLELFMSYARRVWSREQLLDQVWGPDFVGDSKTVDVHIRWLREKLEQDPSRPEYIVTVRGFGYRFG
- a CDS encoding ATP-binding protein yields the protein MLLLGFCLGLAVGIGFWIWQQVQLNRYLGRVLKPLNSHSSQVALPLIPRLRQEIIMVTRHRQDLQQSLETYEELLDFAPVGYLQVDEENQLLWCNQQAREILQLERWQPGQVRLLLELVRSYELDQLIEQTRDRQTRQIKEWVFHPSCDNAAAMLEVKSLALRASSLPLPNGQVGVFLENRQPLLDMNQARDRSFSDLAHELRTPLTSIRLVVETLQNRLEPPLDRWVNRLMQEVDRLINLVQSWLELTQMETNPTMQLQLESVEVRSLIASVWETLEPLAVRQRLTIKYSGAETLWIKADRSRIYQVFLNLLDNSIKYSPPCTTINVEAKIILASAKDAPKGNPASQHLEINIIDSGVGFEPSDLPHVFERFYRGDKARYRYPVQENNSTTGIIGSGLGLAIVRQIVLAHGGAIKAMNHPETGGAWLQIQLPEIMANTPS
- the phoU gene encoding phosphate signaling complex protein PhoU translates to MKAVLYSPNPDGIDVARAIMRLERDVLRMGALVEQSFRLSHQALFTRNLTAAADIPILDKKIDRFYRQIESDCTSIMTLQAPTAQDLRCLSAFMQLVRDLERIGDYAKDIAEIAVKIFPYPPHASLPEIAIMSHHAQAMLATSLVALADLDAVGGRGLQHLDDAVDNAYERVYQTLAFQRDVKGVVEPIVLLALAIRCLERMADHATNIGQRVAYIVTGQRS